The Pseudofrankia inefficax genome window below encodes:
- a CDS encoding type II toxin-antitoxin system PemK/MazF family toxin, with translation MIGDLRDEIVYEPERDGKPDPGEVVWAWVPFEEDASQGKDRPVLLIGVRGDRLLGLMLTSKDHDRDAEQEARHGRHWMDVGTGGWDREGRPSEVRLDRLLVLDPDRVRREGSALRPAVFEQVVEAALRFQD, from the coding sequence ATGATCGGGGACTTGCGGGACGAGATCGTGTACGAGCCCGAGCGGGACGGGAAGCCCGACCCGGGCGAGGTGGTGTGGGCGTGGGTGCCGTTCGAGGAGGACGCGAGCCAGGGCAAGGACCGGCCGGTCCTGCTGATCGGCGTCCGGGGCGACCGGCTGCTCGGCCTGATGCTGACCAGCAAGGACCACGACCGGGACGCCGAGCAGGAGGCGCGCCACGGCCGGCACTGGATGGACGTCGGCACCGGCGGCTGGGACCGGGAGGGACGGCCGAGCGAGGTCCGGCTCGACCGGCTGCTCGTCCTCGACCCGGACCGGGTGCGCCGCGAGGGCTCCGCGCTGCGGCCCGCGGTGTTCGAGCAGGTCGTCGAGGCGGCACTGCGCTTCCAGGACTGA
- a CDS encoding DUF3501 family protein, giving the protein MTLTVQDITTDHQAYAAGRAETRKRMIPVRAERRVRVGDILVFEFENQATLQYQVQEMVYTERLSDPSDVEHEIEVYGRLMPTSHSLTATMFVELKGTDSVREELRHLAGLQNALSLEIDGETVAAEEIRGPDEDLSVPSETVSVHMFRFPLNDEQRDRFRDPAVTVELAVDHEAYSDSTPIEGATRRSLIADLTLR; this is encoded by the coding sequence ATGACGCTGACCGTCCAGGACATCACGACCGACCACCAGGCGTACGCGGCCGGGCGCGCCGAGACACGCAAGCGCATGATCCCGGTCCGGGCCGAGCGGCGCGTCCGGGTCGGCGACATCCTCGTCTTCGAGTTCGAGAACCAGGCGACGCTGCAGTACCAGGTGCAGGAGATGGTCTACACCGAGCGGCTGTCCGACCCGTCCGACGTCGAGCACGAGATCGAGGTCTACGGCCGGCTGATGCCGACCAGCCACTCGCTGACCGCCACGATGTTCGTCGAGCTCAAGGGCACCGACTCGGTCCGCGAGGAACTGCGGCACCTGGCCGGCCTGCAGAACGCGCTCTCGCTGGAGATCGACGGTGAGACCGTCGCCGCCGAGGAGATCCGCGGCCCTGACGAGGACCTGAGTGTCCCGAGCGAGACCGTCTCGGTACACATGTTCCGGTTCCCGCTGAACGACGAGCAGCGGGACAGGTTCCGTGACCCCGCGGTCACCGTCGAGCTGGCCGTCGACCACGAGGCCTACAGCGACTCGACCCCCATCGAGGGTGCCACCCGCCGGTCGCTCATCGCCGACCTCACCCTGCGCTGA
- a CDS encoding Fur family transcriptional regulator, with protein MPEQQELRLTRQRAAVLAVLRSAHDHPTAAEVYERVRAVAPGIGSATVYRSLALLVSTGHALELNLGAGAAARYDANTDRHDHAVCDRCGRAVDIDHPIPSGMVAEIARNSGFSITGYDLQFRGLCPDCAADLAGGSHPGSPGGA; from the coding sequence GTGCCAGAACAGCAGGAACTGCGGCTGACCCGGCAGCGCGCCGCCGTGCTGGCGGTACTCCGGTCGGCGCACGACCATCCGACCGCGGCGGAGGTCTACGAGCGGGTCCGCGCGGTCGCGCCCGGCATCGGCAGTGCCACCGTCTACCGCTCGCTCGCGCTGCTGGTCTCCACCGGCCACGCCCTGGAACTCAACCTGGGCGCCGGGGCCGCTGCCCGCTATGACGCGAACACCGACCGCCATGACCACGCGGTCTGTGACCGCTGCGGGCGCGCGGTCGACATCGACCACCCCATCCCCAGCGGGATGGTGGCGGAGATCGCCCGGAACTCGGGCTTCTCCATAACCGGCTACGACCTGCAGTTCCGCGGCCTGTGCCCGGACTGCGCGGCGGACCTGGCCGGTGGCTCTCACCCCGGTTCACCCGGCGGCGCCTGA
- the ctaD gene encoding aa3-type cytochrome oxidase subunit I, with protein MTLVHEPPVGHAEPPAHHEPPKAMNTLLGYLRTTSHKDIAVMYFLTSFAFFAFAGILALMMRAELARPGLQFFSNEQYDQLFTIHGTLMLLMFATPLAFAFANYLIPLQIGSPDVAFPRLNALSYWLFLFGSLTVVAGFLTPDGAAAFGWFAYAPLSNATYSPGVGGDLWVLGLATSGMGTILGGVNMITTILCLRAPGMTMFRLPIFCWNFLVTSILVLVAFPPLAAALFALEADRRFGAHIFDPANGGAILWQHLFWFFGHPEVYIIALPFFGIITEVLPVFSRKPLFGYKGLVFATIGIGALSISVWAHHMFVTGAVLLPFFAFLSFLIAVPTGVKFFNWIGTLWRGSLTFETPMLFSLGFLVTFLFGGLTGVLLASPPIDFHVSDSYFVVAHFHYVVFGSVVFAAYAGVYFWFPKVTGRLMDERIGKIHFWTLFFGFHLTFLVQHWLGIKGMPRRYADYSPSDGFTTLNTVSTAGAFFLALSTLPFMWNLWHSYKHGKIVQVDDPWGFGNSLEWATSCPPPRHNFLSLPRIRSERPAFDLHYPAIAAEALERQRAAGELVSAKGAAT; from the coding sequence GTGACACTTGTCCACGAGCCGCCGGTCGGGCACGCGGAGCCCCCGGCGCACCACGAGCCGCCCAAGGCGATGAACACGCTCCTGGGCTACCTGCGGACGACGTCCCACAAGGACATCGCCGTCATGTACTTCCTGACGTCGTTCGCGTTCTTCGCCTTCGCCGGCATCCTCGCCCTGATGATGCGGGCCGAGCTCGCCCGGCCGGGCCTGCAGTTCTTCTCGAACGAGCAGTACGACCAGCTGTTCACGATCCACGGCACGCTGATGCTGCTGATGTTCGCGACGCCGCTGGCCTTCGCCTTCGCGAACTACCTGATCCCGCTGCAGATCGGCTCGCCGGACGTCGCGTTCCCGCGGCTGAACGCGCTGTCGTACTGGCTGTTCCTGTTCGGCAGCCTGACGGTCGTCGCGGGCTTCCTGACGCCGGACGGCGCGGCGGCCTTCGGCTGGTTCGCGTACGCGCCGCTGTCGAACGCCACCTACTCGCCAGGCGTCGGCGGCGACCTGTGGGTGCTGGGCCTGGCCACCTCGGGAATGGGCACCATCCTCGGTGGTGTCAACATGATCACCACGATCCTGTGCCTGCGGGCCCCGGGTATGACGATGTTCCGGCTGCCGATCTTCTGCTGGAACTTCCTGGTGACGTCGATCCTCGTGCTGGTGGCCTTCCCGCCGCTGGCCGCCGCGCTGTTCGCGCTGGAGGCCGACCGCCGGTTCGGCGCGCACATCTTCGACCCGGCCAACGGCGGCGCGATCCTCTGGCAGCACCTGTTCTGGTTCTTCGGCCATCCAGAGGTCTACATCATCGCCCTGCCGTTCTTCGGGATCATCACCGAGGTGCTGCCGGTCTTCTCCCGTAAACCGCTGTTCGGCTACAAGGGCCTGGTGTTCGCCACCATCGGCATCGGCGCCCTGTCGATCTCGGTCTGGGCGCACCACATGTTCGTCACCGGCGCTGTCCTGCTGCCGTTCTTCGCGTTCCTGTCGTTCCTCATCGCGGTGCCGACGGGTGTGAAGTTCTTCAACTGGATCGGCACGCTGTGGCGGGGCTCGCTCACCTTCGAGACGCCGATGCTGTTCAGCCTCGGCTTCCTGGTGACGTTCCTGTTCGGCGGCCTGACCGGCGTCCTGCTGGCCAGCCCCCCGATCGACTTCCACGTCTCCGACAGCTACTTCGTCGTCGCCCACTTCCACTACGTGGTGTTCGGGTCGGTCGTGTTCGCCGCCTATGCCGGCGTCTACTTCTGGTTCCCGAAGGTCACCGGGCGGCTGATGGACGAGCGGATCGGCAAGATCCACTTCTGGACGCTGTTCTTCGGGTTCCATCTGACGTTCCTGGTGCAGCACTGGCTGGGCATCAAGGGCATGCCGCGCCGGTACGCCGACTACAGCCCGAGCGACGGGTTCACCACCCTGAACACGGTCTCGACGGCCGGTGCCTTCTTCCTGGCGCTCTCCACGCTGCCGTTCATGTGGAACCTGTGGCACTCGTACAAGCACGGCAAGATCGTCCAGGTCGACGACCCGTGGGGCTTCGGCAACTCGCTCGAATGGGCGACGTCCTGCCCGCCGCCGCGGCACAACTTCCTCTCACTGCCGCGTATCCGCTCCGAGCGCCCGGCGTTCGACCTGCACTACCCGGCGATCGCGGCGGAGGCCCTCGAACGGCAGCGCGCCGCTGGAGAGCTCGTCAGCGCCAAGGGGGCCGCGACATGA
- the ctaC gene encoding aa3-type cytochrome oxidase subunit II, giving the protein MHGGRTVRGGRTRRGIRLGVGLSVLALAASACQEPRFGFPGGATVQSHRILNLWQGSAIAALTVGVIVWGLIFYAIIAFRKRSEALPRQVRYNLPVEVLYTIVPFVVAVGLFYYTARDETKIDHLSKNPDVTVNVVGFRWNWQFRYMDTGKNGGNLVEVTGQPGVPAVLEIPEGRTVRFVLTSPDVIHSFWVPEFLFKRDVIPGRINQFEVTPDKTGTFIGRCAELCGQGHDQMDFYVKVVPAAEYDKFISERETATATAAGAPALTAGTTTGSGQ; this is encoded by the coding sequence GTGCACGGCGGTCGTACCGTGCGCGGCGGTCGTACCCGGCGCGGCATCCGGCTGGGTGTCGGGCTGAGTGTGCTGGCATTGGCCGCGTCCGCCTGTCAGGAGCCGAGATTCGGCTTCCCCGGCGGCGCGACCGTGCAGAGCCACCGCATTCTGAACCTGTGGCAGGGCTCGGCGATCGCGGCGCTCACCGTCGGCGTGATCGTCTGGGGCCTGATCTTCTACGCGATCATCGCGTTCCGGAAGCGGTCCGAGGCGCTGCCGCGGCAGGTCCGGTACAACCTCCCCGTCGAGGTCCTGTACACGATCGTGCCGTTCGTGGTCGCCGTCGGGCTGTTCTACTACACCGCCCGGGACGAGACCAAGATCGACCATCTGTCGAAGAACCCGGACGTCACCGTCAACGTGGTGGGCTTCCGGTGGAACTGGCAGTTCCGCTACATGGACACCGGCAAGAACGGCGGCAACCTCGTCGAGGTGACCGGCCAGCCCGGCGTCCCCGCGGTGCTGGAGATCCCCGAGGGCCGGACCGTGCGGTTCGTGCTCACGTCGCCGGACGTCATCCACTCGTTCTGGGTGCCCGAGTTCCTGTTCAAGCGGGACGTCATCCCGGGCCGCATCAACCAGTTCGAGGTGACGCCGGACAAGACCGGCACCTTCATCGGACGGTGCGCCGAGCTGTGCGGCCAGGGCCACGACCAGATGGACTTCTACGTGAAGGTCGTCCCGGCCGCCGAGTACGACAAGTTCATCAGCGAGCGTGAGACGGCCACCGCCACGGCCGCCGGTGCGCCCGCGCTCACCGCCGGCACCACCACCGGGAGCGGACAGTGA
- a CDS encoding cysteine desulfurase family protein, giving the protein MSAYLDHASTTPLHPAARAALLAALDDGWADPARLYREGRRARMLLDAARETVAGVLGARADEVSFCASGTVAAHQAVLGTAAGRRRAGDLVLVSAVEHSSVLHAADRHERSGGRVRQLPVDALGRVDPAGCAPPPGTALVSVQHANHEVGTVQPVAAVAEITHAAGVPLHTDAAMTVGRIPVDVGALGADLLTASAHKFGGPAGVGILVVRAGTRWANPMPADERELGRAAGFPNLPAVVAAATALHARSGELAAERVRLGALTAELRARLPAVVDDVELLGDPDPAGRLPHLVAFSCLYVAGEALLGELDRAGIAVSSGSSCTSDALTPSHVLVAMGALTHGNVRVSFGRDSSAADLAALLDVLPGAVAGIRERAGAVGL; this is encoded by the coding sequence GTGTCGGCCTATCTCGACCACGCGTCGACGACCCCGCTACACCCGGCCGCGCGGGCCGCGCTGCTCGCCGCGCTCGACGACGGCTGGGCCGACCCGGCCCGGCTCTACCGGGAGGGCCGCCGCGCCCGGATGCTGCTGGACGCGGCCCGGGAGACCGTCGCCGGAGTGCTCGGCGCCAGGGCCGACGAGGTCTCCTTCTGCGCCAGCGGAACTGTAGCCGCCCACCAGGCCGTGCTGGGCACCGCCGCGGGACGTCGCCGGGCCGGTGACCTGGTGCTGGTCAGCGCGGTCGAGCACTCCAGCGTGCTGCACGCGGCCGACCGCCATGAGCGGTCCGGCGGCCGGGTCCGGCAGCTCCCGGTCGACGCCCTGGGCCGGGTGGACCCGGCCGGCTGCGCTCCCCCGCCGGGCACCGCCCTGGTCTCGGTGCAGCACGCCAACCACGAGGTCGGCACGGTGCAGCCGGTGGCCGCGGTGGCCGAGATCACACACGCGGCCGGGGTGCCGCTGCACACGGACGCCGCGATGACCGTCGGGCGTATCCCGGTCGACGTCGGCGCGCTCGGGGCCGACCTGCTGACCGCGAGCGCGCACAAGTTCGGCGGCCCGGCCGGCGTCGGGATCCTCGTGGTGCGCGCGGGCACCCGCTGGGCGAACCCGATGCCCGCCGACGAGCGCGAGCTCGGCCGCGCGGCCGGCTTCCCGAATCTGCCGGCGGTCGTCGCGGCGGCGACCGCGCTGCACGCCCGCTCCGGCGAGCTGGCCGCCGAGCGGGTCCGGCTGGGCGCGCTGACCGCCGAGCTGCGCGCCCGGCTCCCCGCGGTGGTCGACGACGTGGAGCTGCTCGGCGACCCGGACCCGGCCGGCCGGCTGCCGCACCTGGTCGCGTTCTCCTGCCTGTACGTGGCGGGCGAGGCCCTGCTCGGCGAGCTCGACCGGGCCGGGATCGCGGTGAGCAGCGGCTCGAGCTGCACGTCGGACGCGCTGACGCCCAGCCACGTGCTGGTGGCGATGGGCGCGCTGACGCACGGCAACGTCCGGGTCTCGTTCGGCCGGGACTCGTCGGCCGCCGACCTGGCCGCACTGCTCGACGTGCTGCCCGGCGCCGTCGCCGGCATCCGCGAGCGGGCCGGAGCGGTGGGCCTGTGA
- a CDS encoding rubrerythrin family protein: MPKLEGTKTHTNLKEAFAGESQANRRYLYFARRADIEGLTDASSLFRDTAEGETGHAFGHMDFLAEVGDPATDQPVGSTAKNLASAVAGETYEFTAMYPGFAKDAREEGFEEIADWFATLARAEKTHAGRFQKALDAVLADADA, from the coding sequence ATGCCCAAGCTCGAAGGCACCAAGACCCACACGAACCTCAAGGAGGCCTTCGCCGGCGAGAGCCAGGCCAACCGCCGCTACCTGTACTTCGCGCGCCGCGCCGACATCGAGGGCCTGACCGACGCCTCCTCGCTGTTCCGTGACACCGCGGAGGGCGAGACCGGCCACGCCTTCGGCCACATGGACTTCCTGGCCGAGGTCGGCGACCCGGCGACCGACCAGCCGGTCGGCAGCACCGCCAAGAACCTGGCCTCCGCCGTCGCCGGTGAGACCTACGAGTTCACCGCGATGTACCCGGGCTTCGCCAAGGACGCCCGCGAGGAGGGCTTCGAGGAGATCGCCGACTGGTTCGCGACGCTGGCCCGGGCCGAGAAGACCCACGCCGGCCGGTTCCAGAAGGCCCTGGACGCCGTCCTCGCCGACGCCGACGCCTGA
- a CDS encoding cytochrome c oxidase subunit 4 — MRVEGYVFSIIGVFAVIVDVIYWIYSKDPTGTAALALTAGMGFLVGFYLLFTGKRIGMRPSDLSNAEVADGAGELGHFTPGSYYPFFIAASATVLVSGFIFGIWLCFIGGLMTVFFATCLVFENFIHPPVPED; from the coding sequence ATGAGAGTCGAGGGGTACGTCTTCAGCATCATCGGCGTCTTCGCCGTGATCGTCGACGTCATCTACTGGATCTACTCGAAGGACCCGACGGGCACGGCCGCGCTGGCCCTGACCGCCGGCATGGGCTTCCTGGTGGGCTTCTACCTGCTGTTCACCGGGAAGCGGATCGGGATGCGCCCGTCGGACCTCTCGAACGCCGAGGTCGCGGACGGCGCGGGCGAGCTCGGGCACTTCACCCCGGGCAGCTACTACCCGTTCTTCATCGCGGCCAGCGCCACGGTCCTGGTCTCGGGGTTCATCTTCGGCATCTGGCTGTGCTTCATCGGCGGCCTGATGACCGTGTTCTTCGCGACCTGCCTGGTCTTCGAGAACTTCATTCACCCGCCGGTCCCGGAGGACTAG